A genomic stretch from Pseudoliparis swirei isolate HS2019 ecotype Mariana Trench chromosome 18, NWPU_hadal_v1, whole genome shotgun sequence includes:
- the LOC130208111 gene encoding laminin subunit beta-3-like isoform X1 — protein sequence MPCKTMDTTGPKRAPSWLRSGRGGALSSAFHLISKTMADEMATVAQAVDHGGSCRDCGGIAVSTWGGERAGRKRDEIWTSSVFGPWSASGQTAAHRTVKCCPCDSRNPKGPLAHTVQDALSTSEPDRWWQSKKDVDPVTLQLDLDNLFQLDNLVLSFKGPRPSAFVIERTQDKGQSWQPALYLATDCQETFPGIPTITPVTLDDTYCYTLPPTGADPYHDHTIQFSPLRQYAYVPAPKSQKIEDTAALTGLRVRFTELGDVPRPPGRALSRFYALKEMRVMGSCLCYGHANRCLPDSNLQPDSIQVHPQCDCQHNTAGVNCERCADLYNDLPWRPAEEGYTHTCKRCECNNHAERCHFDEAVYEASGRRSGGVCEGCMHHTTGPKCDQCVPGYQPNRNRMDHPDACIRCVCSADGTVNGGRCEDSTGSCLCKVNVEGPRCDRCKRGFSNLSPSNPQGCSKCSCCPNGSLSDVCDPMTGQCPCRSHFHGLTCEMCSKGYWKPSLSGRCQLCSCDPTRSYSDTCDQVTGQCQCRPGFGGLTCTECPENAYGDPLIGCRSCRCDAEGTLPEVCNKQTGACLCRPGVNGTRCDSCSRGHCDSFPGCETCPSCFFAMDAQRQNLSFALERFSRRLPSRPVGDGDLGPRIRVLESSLTLIQNSISLPPGGKTQMDDAQSQLNKLRDQMDQINDDLSPLERTPGLDSELDRLQTLLDRLTLDYKLKKDAKDNSVSPNNTGSLTGIKNAYDESTDAAKKVDASRKPLKESADIRKETMDLQNEVQPDNIRDLDKLNQSMASQPNLTPVAKQVCGSVRSEPCTPLQCAGGDLCPPDGTPPCKKGEVCVGALPLSKRADADVKDLKDRLEKLSRNITDAAEMLQQTQETTNQVRQSAKKLSNKMKQARDDLEDDLKETRDVVKELNDFLSDPTANLTQIQDISDWILKAKLPLKPAVLKKNLEELKNLAASLPDSTSVLREAQPQLDKARKLLQEAKDARDTAQGVKAEVDQLLTGFGSVEGALADAEEKLQNSMDLIDNLNYNLTAIKDQLRAAEKTLDDVSKLIKPLTPQLDELKGLLHDGDQLAHDASDDADEAVDNAAAANEDLLLLEEELDRLKDKAPASGSGGDPGLLGDRVAKLHNDALALDNTTNNIVKALEGKADSLRDLQDEITQQSTILEGLDDKLRKLLTELRKNAQLLTNCSG from the exons atgccgtgtaaaacgatggacactactggccctaaacgggcgccatcttggctacgtagcggaagaggaggagccctttcgtcagcttttcatttgatttctaaaacaatggcggacgagatggctacggtagcacaagcggtagaccacggaggctcctgccgcgattgtggaggtatcgcagtttccacatggggtggagaaaggg CAGGGAGGAAAAGAGACGAGATTTGGACCTCGTCGGTCTTTGGTCCTTGGTCGGCTTCAGGACAAACAGCAGCGCAT AGGACGGTGAAGTGTTGTCCGTGTGACTCCAGGAACCCCAAAGGCCCACTGGCCCACACTGTCCAGGATGCCCTGTCCACCTCTGAACCAGATAGATGGTGGCAGTCCAAGAAAG ATGTGGATCCAGTCACTCTCCAGTTGGACCTCGACAACCTGTTCCAGCTTGACAACCTGGTGCTCAGCTTCAAG GGTCCTCGTCCCAGTGCCTTTGTCATAGAGAGGACGCAGGATAAGGGCCAGTCGTGGCAGCCCGCCCTCTACTTGGCTACTGACTGTCAAGAAACCTTTCCTGGCATTCCCACAATAACACCTGTAACCCTGGATGACACATACTGCTAcacactgccccctactggagCAGACCCCTACCATGATCACACG ATCCAATTCAGTCCTCTGCGTCAGTATGCTTATGTCCCAGCTCCCAAAAGCCAAAAAATAGAAG ATACGGCTGCGTTAACTGGGCTGAGGGTGAGGTTCACCGAGCTGGGAGATGTCCCACGGCCTCCAGGCAGAGCTCTCAGTAGGTTTTATGCCCTGAAGGAGATGAGGGTGATGGGCAGCTGTTTGTGCTATGGACACGCCAACCGATGCCTGCCCGACAGCAACCTGCAGCCCGACAGCATACAG GTTCACCCTCAGTGTGACTGCCAGCACAACACAGCCGGTGTGAACTGTGAGCGCTGTGCTGACCTCTACAATGATCTGCCCTGGAGACCTGCGGAGGAGGGCTACACCCATACCTGCAAAC GCTGTGAGTGTAACAATCACGCCGAGCGCTGTCATTTTGACGAGGCGGTCTACGAGGCTAGCGGGCGGaggagtggaggtgtgtgtgagggctgcATGCACCACACCACAGGGCCAAAGTGTGACCAGTGTGTGCCGGGCTACCAGCCAAACCGCAACAGAATGGACCACCCCGACGCCTGCATAC GTTGTGTGTGCAGTGCTGACGGCACGGTGAATGGGGGCCGATGTGAGGACAGCACAGGCTCCTGTTTGTGTAAAGTAAATGTCGAAGGTCCCCGCTGTGACCGCTGCAAGAGAGGCTTCTCCAACCTGAGCCCCTCAAACCCTCAGGGCTGCTCCA AGTGCTCCTGTTGTCCAAACGGGTCCCTGTCAGATGTGTGTGACCCGATGACCGGCCAGTGTCCATGTCGCTCCCACTTCCATGGCCTGACCTGTGAAATGTGTTCAAAAGGCTACTGGAAACCATCCCTGTCAGGGCGCTGCCAACTCTGCAGCTGTGACCCCACCAGGTCATACAGTGATACCTGTGACCAG gtcacaggtcagtgtCAGTGCAGACCAGGCTTTGGAGGCCTGACATGTACCGAGTGCCCAGAGAACGCTTACGGAGACCCTCTCATTGGCTGCCGAT CGTGCCGCTGTGACGCTGAGGGAACACTTCCAGAAGTTTGCAACAAGCAGACGGGTGCCTGTTTGTGTCGGCCCGGCGTCAATGGAACTCGCTGTGACTCATGCAGTCGAGGTCACTGTGACTCCTTCCCTGGCTGCGAGACATGTCCCTCCTGCTTCTTCGCCATGGATGCCCAAAGACAGAACCTCAGCTTCGCTCTGGAGAGATTCTCCCGCAGATTACCTTCTCGTCCTGTCGGTGATGGGGATCTTGGACCTCGTATCCGCGTTCTTGAGTCCAGCTTGACCCTGATTCAGAACTCCATCTCCCTTCCACCCGGTGGTAAAACACAGATGGATGATGCTCAGTCCCAACTAAACAAACTCAG GGACCAGATGGACCAGATTAATGATGACCTTTCACCTCTGGAGAGaactcctggtctggactcagAGCTGGACAGACTGCAGACTCTGCTGGACCGCCTCACTCTGGACTACAAACTCAAGAAAGATGCAAAGGACAACTCTGTCAGTCCAAACAATACAG GATCATTAACTGGCATCAAGAATGCCTACGATGAATCCACAGATGCAGCTAAGAAAGTGGATGCCAGCAGGAAGCCACTGAAGGAGTCAGCTGATATCAGAAAAGAGACTATGGACCTCCAAAACGAAGTACAACCAGACAACATCAGAGACCTGGACAAACTGAACCAGAGCATGGCCTCCCAACCCAACCTTACTCCTGTTGCCAAACAG GTCTGTGGCAGCGTTCGCTCAGAGCCTTGCACTCCTCTGCAGTGTGCGGGCGGAGATCTGTGTCCACCAGACGGAACCCCACCTTGTAAGaagggtgaggtgtgtgtgggcgcCCTGCCTCTGAGCAAGAGGGCGGACGCTGATGTCAAGGACTTGAAAGACCGACTGGAAAAGCTATCACGGAATATCACAGATGCTGCGGagatg CTGCAGCAAACACAGGAGACAACCAACCAGGTGAGACAGTCTGCAAAGAAGCTGTCCAATAAGATGAAACAGGCCAGAGACGACCTCGAAGACGACTTGAAAGAGACGCGTGACGTTGTGAAGGAGCTCAACGATTTCCTGTCAG ACCCGACCGCCAACCTGACCCAGATCCAGGATATTAGCGACTGGATCCTGAAAGCCAAACTGCCTCTCAAGCCAGCTGTCCTGAAGAAGaacctggaggagctgaagaatCTGGCGGCCAGTCTACCAGACAGCACGTCGGTGTTAAGGGAGGCACAGCCACAGCTGGACAAAGCCAGGAAACTGCTGCAAGAGGCAAAGGACGCCAG GGATACGGCACAAGGAGTAAAGGCTGAGGTGGACCAGTTGCTTACAGGCTTCGGCTCGGTGGAGGGCGCCCTCGCTGATGCGGAGGAAAAACTGCAGAACAGCATGGATCTCATAGACAACCTGAACTACAACTTGACTGCG ATCAAAGACCAGCTGCGCGCCGCTGAGAAGACTCTGGATGATGTATCAAAACTGATAAAACCATTGACGCCTCAGCTGGATGAGCTCAAGGGCCTGCTGCACGATGGAGACCAGTTGGCCCATGATGCTTCGGATGATGCAGACGAAGCTGTGGATAATGCAGCTGCTGCAAATGAG GACCTGTTGTtattggaggaggagctggatcgTCTTAAAGACAAGGCTCCAGCTAGTGGGTCAGGTGGAGATCCGGGACTGCTGGGGGATCGAGTGGCGAAGCTGCACAACGATGCTTTAGCTCTGGACAACACCACAAACAACATAGTGAAGGCTCTGGAAG GTAAAGCAGATTCCCTGCGGGATCTGCAAGATGAGATCACTCAGCAATCCACAATACTTGAAGGACTTGATGATAAGCTTCGAAAGCTTTTGACAGAACTTCGAAAAAATGCCCAACTCCTCACCAACTGCTCAGGCTAA
- the LOC130208111 gene encoding laminin subunit beta-3-like isoform X2, with amino-acid sequence MRILLLLAAIAAGSQAQTDCSQGACYPPSNDLLLGRAQQFHASSTCGLTGSEIYCTPYQQRTVKCCPCDSRNPKGPLAHTVQDALSTSEPDRWWQSKKDVDPVTLQLDLDNLFQLDNLVLSFKGPRPSAFVIERTQDKGQSWQPALYLATDCQETFPGIPTITPVTLDDTYCYTLPPTGADPYHDHTIQFSPLRQYAYVPAPKSQKIEDTAALTGLRVRFTELGDVPRPPGRALSRFYALKEMRVMGSCLCYGHANRCLPDSNLQPDSIQVHPQCDCQHNTAGVNCERCADLYNDLPWRPAEEGYTHTCKRCECNNHAERCHFDEAVYEASGRRSGGVCEGCMHHTTGPKCDQCVPGYQPNRNRMDHPDACIRCVCSADGTVNGGRCEDSTGSCLCKVNVEGPRCDRCKRGFSNLSPSNPQGCSKCSCCPNGSLSDVCDPMTGQCPCRSHFHGLTCEMCSKGYWKPSLSGRCQLCSCDPTRSYSDTCDQVTGQCQCRPGFGGLTCTECPENAYGDPLIGCRSCRCDAEGTLPEVCNKQTGACLCRPGVNGTRCDSCSRGHCDSFPGCETCPSCFFAMDAQRQNLSFALERFSRRLPSRPVGDGDLGPRIRVLESSLTLIQNSISLPPGGKTQMDDAQSQLNKLRDQMDQINDDLSPLERTPGLDSELDRLQTLLDRLTLDYKLKKDAKDNSVSPNNTGSLTGIKNAYDESTDAAKKVDASRKPLKESADIRKETMDLQNEVQPDNIRDLDKLNQSMASQPNLTPVAKQVCGSVRSEPCTPLQCAGGDLCPPDGTPPCKKGEVCVGALPLSKRADADVKDLKDRLEKLSRNITDAAEMLQQTQETTNQVRQSAKKLSNKMKQARDDLEDDLKETRDVVKELNDFLSDPTANLTQIQDISDWILKAKLPLKPAVLKKNLEELKNLAASLPDSTSVLREAQPQLDKARKLLQEAKDARDTAQGVKAEVDQLLTGFGSVEGALADAEEKLQNSMDLIDNLNYNLTAIKDQLRAAEKTLDDVSKLIKPLTPQLDELKGLLHDGDQLAHDASDDADEAVDNAAAANEDLLLLEEELDRLKDKAPASGSGGDPGLLGDRVAKLHNDALALDNTTNNIVKALEGKADSLRDLQDEITQQSTILEGLDDKLRKLLTELRKNAQLLTNCSG; translated from the exons AGGACGGTGAAGTGTTGTCCGTGTGACTCCAGGAACCCCAAAGGCCCACTGGCCCACACTGTCCAGGATGCCCTGTCCACCTCTGAACCAGATAGATGGTGGCAGTCCAAGAAAG ATGTGGATCCAGTCACTCTCCAGTTGGACCTCGACAACCTGTTCCAGCTTGACAACCTGGTGCTCAGCTTCAAG GGTCCTCGTCCCAGTGCCTTTGTCATAGAGAGGACGCAGGATAAGGGCCAGTCGTGGCAGCCCGCCCTCTACTTGGCTACTGACTGTCAAGAAACCTTTCCTGGCATTCCCACAATAACACCTGTAACCCTGGATGACACATACTGCTAcacactgccccctactggagCAGACCCCTACCATGATCACACG ATCCAATTCAGTCCTCTGCGTCAGTATGCTTATGTCCCAGCTCCCAAAAGCCAAAAAATAGAAG ATACGGCTGCGTTAACTGGGCTGAGGGTGAGGTTCACCGAGCTGGGAGATGTCCCACGGCCTCCAGGCAGAGCTCTCAGTAGGTTTTATGCCCTGAAGGAGATGAGGGTGATGGGCAGCTGTTTGTGCTATGGACACGCCAACCGATGCCTGCCCGACAGCAACCTGCAGCCCGACAGCATACAG GTTCACCCTCAGTGTGACTGCCAGCACAACACAGCCGGTGTGAACTGTGAGCGCTGTGCTGACCTCTACAATGATCTGCCCTGGAGACCTGCGGAGGAGGGCTACACCCATACCTGCAAAC GCTGTGAGTGTAACAATCACGCCGAGCGCTGTCATTTTGACGAGGCGGTCTACGAGGCTAGCGGGCGGaggagtggaggtgtgtgtgagggctgcATGCACCACACCACAGGGCCAAAGTGTGACCAGTGTGTGCCGGGCTACCAGCCAAACCGCAACAGAATGGACCACCCCGACGCCTGCATAC GTTGTGTGTGCAGTGCTGACGGCACGGTGAATGGGGGCCGATGTGAGGACAGCACAGGCTCCTGTTTGTGTAAAGTAAATGTCGAAGGTCCCCGCTGTGACCGCTGCAAGAGAGGCTTCTCCAACCTGAGCCCCTCAAACCCTCAGGGCTGCTCCA AGTGCTCCTGTTGTCCAAACGGGTCCCTGTCAGATGTGTGTGACCCGATGACCGGCCAGTGTCCATGTCGCTCCCACTTCCATGGCCTGACCTGTGAAATGTGTTCAAAAGGCTACTGGAAACCATCCCTGTCAGGGCGCTGCCAACTCTGCAGCTGTGACCCCACCAGGTCATACAGTGATACCTGTGACCAG gtcacaggtcagtgtCAGTGCAGACCAGGCTTTGGAGGCCTGACATGTACCGAGTGCCCAGAGAACGCTTACGGAGACCCTCTCATTGGCTGCCGAT CGTGCCGCTGTGACGCTGAGGGAACACTTCCAGAAGTTTGCAACAAGCAGACGGGTGCCTGTTTGTGTCGGCCCGGCGTCAATGGAACTCGCTGTGACTCATGCAGTCGAGGTCACTGTGACTCCTTCCCTGGCTGCGAGACATGTCCCTCCTGCTTCTTCGCCATGGATGCCCAAAGACAGAACCTCAGCTTCGCTCTGGAGAGATTCTCCCGCAGATTACCTTCTCGTCCTGTCGGTGATGGGGATCTTGGACCTCGTATCCGCGTTCTTGAGTCCAGCTTGACCCTGATTCAGAACTCCATCTCCCTTCCACCCGGTGGTAAAACACAGATGGATGATGCTCAGTCCCAACTAAACAAACTCAG GGACCAGATGGACCAGATTAATGATGACCTTTCACCTCTGGAGAGaactcctggtctggactcagAGCTGGACAGACTGCAGACTCTGCTGGACCGCCTCACTCTGGACTACAAACTCAAGAAAGATGCAAAGGACAACTCTGTCAGTCCAAACAATACAG GATCATTAACTGGCATCAAGAATGCCTACGATGAATCCACAGATGCAGCTAAGAAAGTGGATGCCAGCAGGAAGCCACTGAAGGAGTCAGCTGATATCAGAAAAGAGACTATGGACCTCCAAAACGAAGTACAACCAGACAACATCAGAGACCTGGACAAACTGAACCAGAGCATGGCCTCCCAACCCAACCTTACTCCTGTTGCCAAACAG GTCTGTGGCAGCGTTCGCTCAGAGCCTTGCACTCCTCTGCAGTGTGCGGGCGGAGATCTGTGTCCACCAGACGGAACCCCACCTTGTAAGaagggtgaggtgtgtgtgggcgcCCTGCCTCTGAGCAAGAGGGCGGACGCTGATGTCAAGGACTTGAAAGACCGACTGGAAAAGCTATCACGGAATATCACAGATGCTGCGGagatg CTGCAGCAAACACAGGAGACAACCAACCAGGTGAGACAGTCTGCAAAGAAGCTGTCCAATAAGATGAAACAGGCCAGAGACGACCTCGAAGACGACTTGAAAGAGACGCGTGACGTTGTGAAGGAGCTCAACGATTTCCTGTCAG ACCCGACCGCCAACCTGACCCAGATCCAGGATATTAGCGACTGGATCCTGAAAGCCAAACTGCCTCTCAAGCCAGCTGTCCTGAAGAAGaacctggaggagctgaagaatCTGGCGGCCAGTCTACCAGACAGCACGTCGGTGTTAAGGGAGGCACAGCCACAGCTGGACAAAGCCAGGAAACTGCTGCAAGAGGCAAAGGACGCCAG GGATACGGCACAAGGAGTAAAGGCTGAGGTGGACCAGTTGCTTACAGGCTTCGGCTCGGTGGAGGGCGCCCTCGCTGATGCGGAGGAAAAACTGCAGAACAGCATGGATCTCATAGACAACCTGAACTACAACTTGACTGCG ATCAAAGACCAGCTGCGCGCCGCTGAGAAGACTCTGGATGATGTATCAAAACTGATAAAACCATTGACGCCTCAGCTGGATGAGCTCAAGGGCCTGCTGCACGATGGAGACCAGTTGGCCCATGATGCTTCGGATGATGCAGACGAAGCTGTGGATAATGCAGCTGCTGCAAATGAG GACCTGTTGTtattggaggaggagctggatcgTCTTAAAGACAAGGCTCCAGCTAGTGGGTCAGGTGGAGATCCGGGACTGCTGGGGGATCGAGTGGCGAAGCTGCACAACGATGCTTTAGCTCTGGACAACACCACAAACAACATAGTGAAGGCTCTGGAAG GTAAAGCAGATTCCCTGCGGGATCTGCAAGATGAGATCACTCAGCAATCCACAATACTTGAAGGACTTGATGATAAGCTTCGAAAGCTTTTGACAGAACTTCGAAAAAATGCCCAACTCCTCACCAACTGCTCAGGCTAA
- the camk1ga gene encoding calcium/calmodulin-dependent protein kinase IGa, producing MGRKEIICSWKKSTSNIKDVFEFKGKVGSGTFSEVFMVREKTTGKLYALKCLKKKHLAHSNLENEINVLRRIQHENVVGLEDFYESRTHYYLVLQLVSGGELFDRIVDKGAYTEKDASTVIKQVLEAVSYLHQNSIVHRDLKPENLLYYNTEENAKIMVSDFGLSKTIEHGVMSTACGTPGYVAPEVLAQKPYNKAVDCWSIGVITYILLCGYPPFFEDNETRLFSKIMRAEYAFHSPFWDNISDSAKDFIRNMMEKNPTKRFLTEQALRHPWIAENTAKDVDIFQSVCEQMERNFAKSKWKQVFNIASVIHHMKKLQSSLTEPTASHLTPNIVVQDSQNDQKALGTCHDEADALDTDGNPVHAASRLSCSSPESGRGPCPPLRARHSEPGNALTVEGSREVTKFPSEIDAPFRPSKSMDAVSQRKDQSLQSGVCSVM from the exons ATGGGGCGGAAGGAGATCATCTGCAGCTGGAAGAAAAGCACAAGTAATATTAAGGACGTGTTTGAATTCAAGGGGAAAGTGGGATC GGGGACTTTTTCAGAGGTGTTTATGGTGAGAGAGAAGACAACAGGAAAACTCTATGCCCTAAAGTGTCTGAAGAAAAAACACCTCGCTCATAGCAACCTCGAAAATGAAATCAATGTACTgagaag GATACAGCATGAGAACGTGGTGGGACTGGAGGATTTCTATGAGAGTCGAACGCACTATTACCTGGTCTTGCAACT AGTGTCAGGTGGGGAGCTGTTTGATCGCATTGTAGACAAGGGGGCCTACACTGAGAAGGACGCCAGCACAGTGATCAAACAGGTGCTGGAGGCTGTCAGCTACCTGCACCAAAACAGCATTGTGCACAGGGACCTTAAG ccCGAGAACCTGCTGTACTATAATACAGAGGAGAATGCAAAGATCATGGTCAGTGACTTTGGTCTGTCGAAGACGATAGAGCACGGTGTGATGTCCACAGCCTGCGGTACACCAGGATATGTTG CCCCTGAGGTTTTGGCCCAGAAGCCCTACAACAAAGCAGTGGACTGCTGGTCCATTGGAGTTATCACTTACATCCT GCTTTGCGGCTACCCTCCATTCTTTGAAGATAACGAGACTCGACTGTTCTCAAAGATCATGAGAGCTGAGTATGCCTTCCATTCACCTTTCTGGGACAACATCTCTGATTCAG cCAAAGACTTCATCAGGAATATGATGGAGAAAAACCCCACAAAACGCTTCCTCACTGAGCAGGCACTCAGACACCCATG GATTGCTGAAAACACGGCTAAAGACGTGGACATTTTTCAATCTGTCTGTGAACAGATGGAGAGAAACTTTGCTAAATCCAAATGGAAG CAAGTCTTCAACATAGCCTCAGTAATCCACCACATGAAGAAACTGCAGTCGTCCCTCACTGAGCCGACCGCCTCACACCTCACGCCCAACATCGTAGTACAGGACTCCCAGAATGACCAGAAGGCACTGGGAACCTGCCACGATGAGGCTGATGCCCTCGACACAGACGGGAATCCGGTTCATGCAGCCAGTCGTCTATCCTGCAGTAGCCCTGAGTCGGGCAGAGGTCCATGTCCACCACTGAGAGCCCGTCACAGTGAGCCTGGCAACGCCCTCACCGTAGAAGGATCAAGAGAGGTCACTAAATTCCCTTCAGAGATCGACGCTCCTTTCAGGCCATCTAAGAG CATGGATGCTGTGTCCCAGAGGAAGGACCAGTCGCTTCAGTCTGGAGTGTGTTCTGTCATGTGA